The Microbacter sp. GSS18 genome has a segment encoding these proteins:
- a CDS encoding sugar ABC transporter permease, with protein MPLSATQALTAPQTRKRRGRGQLVPALLFLAPAILGFLAFFAWPAMRGLYLSFTDYNLLSDPQWVGLENYQQIAGDPVFWRSLAVTMQYVVINIVVQTVIALGLAVLLHRFTRSMVIRGIVMLPYLIANVIVALVWYWLADYNLGLINSALDAIGLDRIGFFGDAQFAMTTIALVNVWRHLGYTTLLIFAGLQAIPRDVYEAASVDGAGEWRTFWSITLPLLRPVLAFVLVVTVVGSFQIFDTIAVTTQGGPVDATNAITYYIYDRAFTRFDFGYASALSVILMFILAVIALVQMRAFRAGQSDLER; from the coding sequence ATGCCCCTCAGCGCGACGCAAGCGCTAACCGCACCGCAGACGCGCAAGCGTCGCGGTCGCGGCCAGCTGGTCCCGGCACTGCTGTTCCTGGCCCCGGCGATCCTCGGCTTCCTCGCCTTCTTCGCGTGGCCGGCGATGCGTGGGCTCTACCTGAGCTTCACGGACTACAACCTGCTCAGCGACCCGCAGTGGGTCGGGCTCGAGAACTACCAGCAGATCGCAGGCGACCCGGTGTTCTGGCGCTCACTGGCGGTGACGATGCAGTACGTCGTGATCAACATCGTCGTGCAAACCGTGATCGCCCTCGGGCTGGCGGTGCTCCTGCACCGATTCACGCGGTCGATGGTCATCCGCGGCATCGTGATGCTGCCGTACCTCATCGCCAACGTGATCGTCGCGCTCGTCTGGTACTGGCTCGCCGACTACAACCTGGGCCTCATCAACTCGGCGCTGGACGCGATCGGCCTCGACCGCATCGGCTTCTTCGGCGACGCGCAGTTCGCCATGACCACGATCGCGCTCGTGAACGTGTGGCGGCACCTCGGCTACACGACGCTGCTGATCTTCGCCGGTCTCCAGGCGATTCCCCGCGACGTCTACGAGGCGGCGAGCGTCGACGGCGCCGGCGAGTGGCGCACGTTCTGGTCGATCACGCTGCCGCTGCTGCGGCCGGTCCTCGCCTTCGTGCTCGTGGTCACCGTCGTCGGATCCTTCCAGATCTTCGACACGATCGCCGTGACGACCCAGGGCGGCCCCGTCGACGCCACGAACGCCATCACCTACTACATCTACGACCGGGCGTTCACGCGCTTCGACTTCGGGTACGCCAGTGCGCTCTCGGTCATCCTCATGTTCATCCTCGCGGTGATCGCGCTCGTGCAGATGCGAGCGTTCCGCGCGGGGCAGAGCGATCTGGAGCGCTGA
- a CDS encoding carbohydrate ABC transporter permease, with translation MATTTLTAVRPRGRRSKNDEPRSSASPIGRILGWIAIGAVIVVTLFPFYWMLRTALSNNRAMFSEPLSLLPVEPTLGPLQRVLGLSSTADALAEGGSVGAINFSQYLLNSLIVCTLITVFQVMLSAMAAYAFSLLEWRGRDVVFSIFLIALLVPGMFTLLPNFLLVREMGLLNSYIGIALPAMFFSPFVVFFLRQFFLGVNRSFIEAAVIDGAGQWRIFSRIVLPMVMGPIITIGILQFIFYWNDYLWPLLVGQTEETTLLTVGLGIFRSQTPQGSPDWAGLMAGSLIAAIPVFILVLVFGRRIVGSIQSSGVK, from the coding sequence ATGGCCACCACGACCCTCACCGCCGTCCGCCCGCGCGGCCGCCGAAGCAAGAACGACGAGCCCCGCTCCTCCGCGAGCCCCATCGGCAGGATCCTGGGGTGGATCGCCATCGGCGCGGTCATCGTCGTCACTCTCTTCCCCTTCTACTGGATGCTGCGCACCGCGCTGAGCAACAACCGCGCGATGTTCTCCGAGCCGCTGAGCCTGCTGCCGGTGGAACCGACGCTCGGTCCACTGCAGCGCGTCCTGGGGCTGTCGTCCACGGCGGATGCGCTCGCCGAGGGCGGATCGGTCGGAGCGATCAACTTCAGCCAGTACCTGCTGAACTCGCTGATCGTCTGCACGCTCATCACGGTCTTCCAGGTCATGCTCAGCGCGATGGCCGCCTACGCCTTCTCGCTGCTGGAGTGGCGAGGTCGCGACGTCGTCTTCAGCATCTTCCTGATCGCGCTCCTCGTGCCCGGCATGTTCACGCTGCTGCCGAACTTCCTGCTCGTCCGCGAGATGGGGCTGCTCAACTCGTACATAGGTATCGCGCTGCCGGCGATGTTCTTCTCGCCGTTCGTGGTCTTCTTCCTGCGGCAGTTCTTCCTGGGCGTGAACCGCAGCTTCATCGAGGCAGCGGTCATCGACGGCGCCGGGCAGTGGCGGATCTTCTCCCGAATCGTGCTGCCGATGGTCATGGGCCCGATCATCACGATCGGCATCCTGCAGTTCATCTTCTACTGGAACGACTACCTCTGGCCTCTCCTGGTCGGGCAGACGGAGGAGACCACGCTGCTGACTGTGGGCCTGGGCATCTTCCGGTCCCAGACCCCGCAGGGCAGCCCCGACTGGGCCGGGCTCATGGCCGGGTCGCTCATCGCCGCGATCCCCGTCTTCATCCTCGTCCTCGTCTTCGGCCGGCGCATCGTCGGATCCATCCAATCCTCCGGGGTCAAGTGA
- a CDS encoding sugar ABC transporter substrate-binding protein, with the protein MKKSLLSAGLVVVAVGALAGCSSGSDSGSEDGVTTISYGLWDSNQLPAYQQCAADFEAANPEYTVDIEQIGWDDYWTKITTGFVSGENYDVFTSHVAYYPEFQKNDQVLPLDDYIAADGLDMSIYQDGLVELWQNPDGVQYGLPKDFDTVSLFYNEQLVEAAGLTPADLQDLTWNPDDGGTYEELIAHLTVDANGVRGDEDGFDKDNVETYGLWMEGAGGADGQTQWSFLTASLGWQQTDGPWADSYNFDDPRFAETIDWWYSLVEKGYMPTFAAQSGISWADQLIAGNAAMVPNGSWMTGYVFGSASDSFTPGVAPTPVGPDGASWSMLNGLADNIAASTENPDAAWEWVKYLGSAECQDVVADAAVVFPAIKTSTDKAVAAFEANGVDVTAFTGHVDAGTTVLFPITDNKSDVNGIMGPVMEGIMSGASGTDVLVDANESVNALFQ; encoded by the coding sequence ATGAAGAAGTCACTTCTCTCCGCCGGCCTCGTCGTCGTCGCCGTCGGCGCCCTCGCCGGCTGCTCGTCCGGATCCGACAGCGGGTCCGAAGACGGAGTCACCACCATCAGCTACGGTCTCTGGGACTCCAACCAGCTGCCCGCCTACCAGCAGTGCGCCGCCGACTTCGAAGCGGCCAACCCCGAGTACACGGTCGACATCGAACAGATCGGCTGGGACGACTACTGGACGAAGATCACCACGGGCTTCGTTTCGGGGGAGAACTACGACGTCTTCACCAGCCACGTCGCGTACTACCCGGAGTTCCAGAAGAACGACCAGGTCCTGCCCCTCGACGACTACATCGCCGCGGACGGCCTGGACATGTCGATCTACCAGGACGGCCTGGTGGAGCTGTGGCAGAACCCCGACGGCGTCCAGTACGGTCTGCCGAAGGACTTCGACACCGTCTCGCTGTTCTACAACGAGCAGCTGGTGGAGGCGGCGGGACTCACGCCGGCCGACCTGCAGGATCTCACGTGGAACCCCGATGACGGCGGCACCTACGAGGAGCTCATCGCCCACCTCACCGTCGACGCCAACGGCGTCCGCGGCGACGAGGACGGGTTCGACAAGGACAACGTCGAGACCTACGGCCTCTGGATGGAGGGCGCCGGCGGCGCCGACGGCCAGACCCAGTGGTCGTTCCTGACCGCGTCGCTCGGCTGGCAGCAGACCGACGGCCCGTGGGCGGACAGCTACAACTTCGACGACCCGCGCTTCGCCGAGACCATCGACTGGTGGTACTCGCTCGTCGAGAAGGGGTACATGCCCACCTTCGCCGCACAGTCGGGGATCAGCTGGGCAGACCAGCTCATCGCGGGCAATGCCGCGATGGTTCCGAACGGCTCCTGGATGACCGGCTACGTCTTCGGCTCGGCCAGCGACAGCTTCACCCCCGGCGTCGCACCGACCCCGGTCGGCCCCGATGGCGCGAGCTGGTCGATGCTGAACGGCCTCGCCGACAACATCGCCGCGAGCACCGAGAACCCCGACGCCGCGTGGGAGTGGGTCAAGTACCTCGGCTCGGCCGAGTGCCAGGACGTGGTCGCCGACGCCGCGGTGGTCTTCCCGGCGATCAAGACGTCGACCGACAAGGCCGTCGCCGCCTTCGAGGCCAACGGCGTCGACGTGACGGCCTTCACCGGCCACGTGGATGCCGGCACCACGGTGCTCTTCCCGATCACCGACAACAAGTCCGATGTGAACGGCATCATGGGCCCGGTCATGGAGGGCATCATGTCGGGCGCGAGCGGCACCGACGTCCTGGTCGACGCCAACGAGAGCGTCAACGCGCTCTTCCAGTAG
- a CDS encoding alpha-galactosidase: protein MTLTETDVRTDGCIVLTADDVEVVIDVSAGYPVVLHWGRSLPAASLATLRTLADGGVPQSDLDETVAPGMLRETARGFTGRPALRGHRAGMDFSPLWSVVDVRAGARECALVLHDELAALRIELRLALTPQGVLLIDQWLTNLGDAPYSLDEFALWLPLPDRATETLDFTGRWLKERQPHRLPLAPGLRLREGREGRSGHDHTIVQCALTDRTTTETGEVWGLSLLWSGGSRHLVERDTTGRAALGVAELLEPGEIELAPAATYRAPRAAAFYSSEGLDGLSDRAHRWLRARLEHPLTPRPLTLNVWEAVYFDHDLDTLTRLAARAASVGVERFVLDDGWFGSRRDDWSGLGDWVVSADVWPDGLGPLADRVRAAGMQFGLWFEGEMVNPDSDLYRAHPDWILQVPGRVPPLARHQLVLDLANPDAYAHILERVHALVAEYGVEYIKWDHNRFLTDPGHRGHPAVRRQTEAIYRLFDELKARTPGLEIESCASGGGRIDLGMAFHADRFWTSDQNDALERQQIQRWTTLVIPPEMLGTHIGPTESHGTGRVHSIQMRAVTALFGHAGIEWNLLEATEDELAAVREWSAFYRAHRELLHSGRVVRVEHPDPSGLVHGVVAQDRSAALFAYVQTSTPAGVRPAAFRVPGLEPDALYRVRSQEFGGARTVQRRAPQWMDGVTTTGAALAELGLRPPVLWPEEAILAVIERVGPAPTV from the coding sequence ATGACCCTCACCGAGACCGACGTGCGCACCGATGGCTGCATCGTCCTGACGGCGGACGACGTCGAGGTCGTCATCGATGTCTCGGCCGGCTACCCGGTCGTCCTCCACTGGGGGAGATCGCTGCCCGCCGCGTCGCTCGCCACGCTGCGCACGCTCGCCGACGGAGGCGTGCCCCAGAGCGACCTCGACGAGACCGTCGCGCCGGGGATGCTCCGCGAGACGGCCCGCGGGTTCACCGGCCGGCCGGCTCTGCGCGGTCACCGTGCAGGGATGGACTTCTCACCCCTGTGGAGCGTCGTCGATGTCCGGGCAGGCGCGCGGGAGTGCGCGCTCGTCCTTCACGACGAGCTCGCGGCGCTGCGGATCGAGCTGCGGCTGGCCCTGACCCCGCAGGGTGTGCTGCTGATCGACCAGTGGCTGACGAACCTCGGCGACGCCCCGTATTCCCTCGACGAGTTCGCGCTCTGGCTGCCGCTGCCGGACCGGGCGACCGAAACCCTGGATTTCACCGGGCGGTGGCTCAAAGAGCGCCAGCCGCACCGTCTGCCGCTCGCGCCGGGGCTGCGTCTGCGCGAAGGCCGCGAGGGGCGCTCCGGTCACGACCACACGATCGTGCAGTGCGCGCTGACCGATCGCACCACGACCGAGACCGGTGAGGTCTGGGGGCTCTCGCTGCTGTGGAGCGGGGGATCGCGCCACCTCGTCGAGCGCGACACGACGGGCCGCGCCGCGCTCGGGGTCGCCGAGCTGCTCGAGCCGGGGGAGATCGAGCTCGCGCCCGCCGCGACCTACCGGGCTCCGAGAGCGGCCGCCTTCTACTCGTCGGAGGGGCTGGACGGGCTCAGCGACCGCGCCCATCGGTGGCTGCGCGCCCGACTCGAGCATCCGCTGACGCCCCGCCCGCTCACCCTCAACGTGTGGGAGGCGGTCTACTTCGACCACGACCTCGACACCCTGACGCGATTGGCCGCACGCGCGGCCTCGGTGGGCGTCGAGAGGTTCGTGCTCGACGACGGCTGGTTCGGCAGCCGGCGCGACGACTGGTCGGGCCTGGGGGACTGGGTGGTCTCGGCCGACGTGTGGCCGGACGGCCTCGGGCCCCTCGCCGACCGCGTGCGCGCGGCAGGCATGCAGTTCGGCCTGTGGTTCGAGGGCGAGATGGTCAACCCGGACTCCGACCTGTACCGCGCCCACCCCGACTGGATTCTGCAGGTTCCGGGGCGCGTCCCGCCCCTCGCGCGGCACCAGCTCGTGCTCGATCTGGCCAACCCGGACGCCTACGCCCACATCCTCGAGCGCGTGCACGCGCTCGTGGCGGAGTACGGGGTCGAGTACATCAAGTGGGACCACAACCGGTTCCTCACCGACCCCGGCCACCGTGGTCACCCGGCGGTGCGACGTCAGACCGAGGCGATCTATCGGCTCTTCGACGAGCTCAAGGCGCGCACGCCCGGCCTCGAGATCGAGTCGTGTGCATCGGGCGGCGGGCGGATCGACCTGGGAATGGCCTTCCACGCCGACCGGTTCTGGACCTCCGATCAGAACGACGCGCTGGAACGGCAGCAGATCCAGCGCTGGACGACGCTGGTGATCCCGCCCGAGATGCTCGGCACGCACATCGGGCCCACCGAGTCCCACGGCACCGGCCGCGTCCACAGCATCCAGATGCGCGCGGTCACGGCGCTGTTCGGACACGCCGGCATCGAGTGGAACCTCCTGGAGGCAACCGAGGACGAGCTCGCCGCGGTGCGCGAGTGGTCCGCCTTCTACCGGGCGCACCGCGAGCTTCTGCACTCCGGTCGCGTCGTGCGCGTGGAGCATCCTGATCCGAGCGGTCTCGTCCACGGGGTCGTCGCTCAGGACCGCAGCGCCGCGCTGTTCGCCTACGTGCAGACGTCGACTCCGGCGGGTGTCCGCCCCGCCGCCTTCCGCGTGCCCGGGCTCGAGCCCGACGCCCTGTATCGCGTGCGCAGCCAGGAGTTCGGCGGCGCGCGCACGGTGCAGCGGCGGGCGCCGCAGTGGATGGACGGCGTGACCACCACGGGTGCGGCTCTGGCGGAGCTCGGGCTCCGACCCCCGGTGCTGTGGCCCGAGGAGGCGATTCTCGCCGTCATCGAGCGGGTCGGACCCGCGCCGACCGTCTGA
- a CDS encoding ROK family transcriptional regulator yields MSLSGADLAGGRGGDVEVAALSTILMHGPVSRTDLAARLSLSPSTMTRAVKPLLDRGLVHETADAVEGPGRPSRPLVGTRGSGRYVGAKLTGDEVFAVATDMMANVISVERRELASHQPDAVADAVADVVRHLGAGDGLDGIGVSLGGSAMDGRTVDRAPFLGWREVPLAEMLETRVEAPVVIDNDLAALTAAEHWFGLGRGLSDFAVVTIGAGTGLGLVHHDEVVRTRDLGLGPAGHIPLEPFGPRCALGHRGCAEAVVTVPAMETQARVALQRDVRFEEVLDLARSGDPACADIVRTAARATGRLIALVANLAMVEVVVLGGEGLALLDVAEPDMRAQIAIDRDPEAHDLDIRIDRSGFPLWARGAATIAIQSSLRRLIQAPASP; encoded by the coding sequence ATGAGCCTGAGCGGCGCCGACCTGGCGGGCGGACGCGGCGGCGATGTCGAGGTCGCCGCGCTGTCGACCATCCTCATGCACGGCCCGGTCTCGCGCACCGACCTGGCGGCGCGACTGTCGCTGTCGCCGTCGACCATGACCCGCGCGGTCAAGCCGCTGCTCGACCGCGGGCTGGTGCACGAGACCGCCGACGCCGTCGAGGGCCCCGGTCGCCCCTCCCGTCCTCTGGTGGGTACACGGGGCAGCGGGCGCTACGTCGGTGCGAAGCTGACCGGGGACGAGGTCTTCGCGGTCGCGACCGACATGATGGCGAACGTGATCTCGGTAGAGCGTCGCGAACTGGCCTCGCACCAGCCGGACGCCGTCGCGGATGCCGTCGCCGACGTGGTGAGGCACCTCGGCGCCGGGGACGGGCTCGACGGCATCGGAGTATCGCTCGGCGGCAGCGCGATGGACGGCCGTACGGTCGACCGTGCTCCTTTCCTCGGGTGGCGCGAGGTCCCCTTGGCCGAGATGCTCGAGACGCGTGTGGAGGCGCCGGTCGTCATCGACAACGACCTGGCCGCGTTGACCGCGGCCGAGCACTGGTTCGGCCTCGGCCGGGGTCTGAGCGACTTCGCCGTGGTCACGATCGGCGCCGGCACCGGACTCGGACTGGTCCACCACGACGAGGTCGTTCGCACGCGCGACCTCGGACTGGGCCCGGCCGGCCATATTCCGCTCGAGCCCTTCGGCCCGCGCTGCGCGCTCGGGCACCGCGGATGCGCGGAGGCTGTCGTCACTGTCCCTGCGATGGAGACGCAGGCGCGCGTCGCTCTCCAGCGTGATGTGCGCTTCGAGGAAGTCCTCGACCTCGCCCGATCCGGTGACCCGGCGTGCGCCGACATCGTCCGCACCGCAGCTCGGGCGACCGGACGGCTCATCGCCCTGGTGGCCAACCTCGCCATGGTGGAGGTCGTCGTCCTCGGAGGCGAGGGCCTGGCGCTCCTCGATGTCGCGGAGCCCGACATGCGGGCCCAGATCGCCATCGATCGTGATCCAGAGGCCCACGACCTCGACATCCGCATCGACCGCTCGGGCTTCCCGCTGTGGGCGCGCGGCGCCGCGACGATCGCGATCCAGTCGTCGCTTCGGCGGCTGATTCAGGCGCCGGCCTCGCCGTGA
- a CDS encoding SGNH/GDSL hydrolase family protein: MPTIETDGSSIGRGEVIAFDHGSARLRGHLDTVRRDDAIRPIRLPTRLWDRFPPAMANLRGQFIRPSGVRLSFLTPATSIELRVRCTRMRLPQVDAERNGFSLCIDGDEHGFVPSPIDAHEIMHADDTASHEQVEREWSVVRFSGLPGRDKLVEIWLPQMMTVDIFDVRADAPFTAPPISDRPVWVHYGSSISHGGNADRPIQTVPASAARAADLQLVNLGVAGQCHIDPFVASAIAGIRPDIVSLELGVNVVGARSMDRRTFAPAVHGFLDTLRAAHPRVPIVVISPLLWTGNETQSGPGDVAIGDDGAVTFFLRGTEEDVQAGALSMRVAREQLREIVEARRSRGEPTALLDGLELYGPADATTDPLSDSLHPNGDQSERIGRRLARRLTHVLAAAAER, encoded by the coding sequence ATGCCCACGATCGAGACCGACGGCTCGAGCATCGGCCGTGGCGAGGTGATCGCCTTCGACCACGGGAGCGCGCGCCTGCGGGGACACCTGGACACCGTCCGGAGAGACGATGCGATCCGGCCCATCCGCCTTCCCACGCGCCTGTGGGACCGATTCCCCCCGGCGATGGCGAATCTCCGCGGCCAGTTCATCCGGCCGAGCGGCGTCCGCCTCTCGTTCCTCACGCCGGCGACGAGCATCGAGCTGCGCGTGCGGTGCACGCGGATGCGGCTGCCGCAGGTCGACGCGGAGCGCAACGGCTTCTCGCTGTGCATCGACGGCGACGAGCACGGGTTCGTGCCGAGTCCGATCGACGCGCACGAGATCATGCACGCGGACGACACCGCATCCCACGAGCAGGTCGAGCGGGAGTGGTCGGTCGTGCGATTCTCGGGGCTGCCCGGCCGTGACAAGCTCGTCGAGATCTGGCTGCCGCAGATGATGACGGTCGACATCTTCGACGTGCGTGCCGATGCGCCCTTCACGGCTCCGCCGATCTCGGACCGGCCGGTGTGGGTCCACTATGGCAGCTCGATCAGCCACGGCGGCAATGCGGACCGTCCGATCCAGACGGTGCCCGCGTCCGCGGCGCGTGCCGCGGACCTCCAGCTGGTCAACCTCGGCGTCGCCGGCCAGTGCCACATCGACCCGTTCGTGGCCTCGGCGATCGCCGGCATCCGTCCCGACATCGTCAGCCTCGAGCTCGGCGTCAACGTGGTCGGCGCGCGGAGTATGGACCGGCGGACGTTCGCGCCCGCGGTCCACGGCTTCCTCGACACCCTGCGAGCGGCTCACCCTCGCGTCCCGATCGTCGTGATCTCGCCGCTGCTCTGGACGGGGAACGAAACGCAGTCGGGCCCCGGAGACGTGGCCATCGGCGACGACGGCGCGGTCACGTTCTTCCTGCGGGGAACCGAGGAGGACGTCCAGGCGGGCGCGCTGAGCATGCGGGTCGCGCGGGAGCAGCTGCGCGAGATCGTGGAGGCTCGGCGGAGCCGCGGCGAGCCCACGGCGCTCCTGGATGGTCTCGAGCTGTACGGACCGGCTGATGCCACCACGGATCCGCTCTCAGACAGCCTCCATCCGAACGGCGACCAGAGCGAACGGATCGGGAGGAGGCTCGCACGCCGGCTGACCCACGTACTGGCCGCTGCGGCGGAGCGATGA
- a CDS encoding ABC transporter substrate-binding protein: MTRRARPIALAGIAVAGIVLAGCAGGGGSSDDTEGPITLKWFQGSGVETNIATADALAEAFNASQSDIIVEVDASGPSDSAALDNLMKTRLATNEMPDMFWYNSGSLLQALSPDQTMLNIADTDFVSNLDPAWVAAVSTADGVFGVPVQTAGGGGFFYNIPMYEELGLEVPNTWDEFLANADAIKDAGYTAVEMTFGDAWTSQIVTLADFYNIWASDNDWAAKYTANEVNFADDPVAVQSFTKLQDIYDGGYLNEDFASALLNDGLEAVATGTAGHYPMLGFAQATIATNWPDNIDDVGFFGIPGENADEHGMTIWMPPALYAPANTEHPDAVKEFMAFVASPAGCDAVTGALGATGAYLVEGCSVPDEAPRIVADWGPYFDSGMIAPALEFLSPVKGPNLMQIDVEVGSGVRSGESGAELYDADAAKQAQQLGLEGW; this comes from the coding sequence ATGACACGACGAGCGCGCCCGATTGCGCTCGCCGGAATCGCGGTCGCGGGAATTGTTCTCGCCGGCTGTGCCGGTGGCGGGGGAAGCTCCGACGACACCGAGGGCCCCATCACCCTGAAGTGGTTCCAGGGTTCGGGAGTCGAGACCAACATCGCGACGGCGGACGCCCTGGCCGAGGCGTTCAACGCCAGCCAGTCCGACATCATCGTCGAGGTCGACGCTTCGGGTCCGAGCGACTCGGCCGCACTCGACAACCTGATGAAGACCCGTCTGGCGACCAACGAGATGCCCGACATGTTCTGGTACAACTCCGGGTCGCTGCTGCAGGCGCTGAGCCCCGACCAGACGATGCTCAACATCGCGGACACGGACTTCGTGTCGAACCTCGACCCCGCGTGGGTCGCGGCCGTGTCGACCGCCGACGGTGTCTTCGGTGTGCCCGTCCAGACCGCCGGCGGCGGTGGCTTCTTCTACAACATCCCGATGTACGAAGAGCTCGGCCTCGAGGTTCCGAACACGTGGGACGAGTTCCTCGCGAACGCCGACGCCATCAAGGACGCCGGCTACACCGCCGTCGAGATGACGTTCGGTGACGCCTGGACGTCGCAGATCGTCACGCTCGCCGACTTCTACAACATCTGGGCCAGCGACAACGACTGGGCTGCCAAGTACACCGCCAACGAGGTGAACTTCGCAGACGACCCGGTCGCGGTCCAGAGCTTCACGAAGCTGCAGGACATCTACGACGGCGGCTACCTCAACGAGGACTTCGCGTCGGCGCTGCTCAACGACGGCCTCGAGGCGGTCGCGACCGGCACCGCGGGGCACTACCCGATGCTCGGGTTCGCTCAGGCCACGATCGCCACGAACTGGCCCGACAACATCGACGACGTCGGCTTCTTCGGCATCCCCGGCGAGAACGCCGACGAGCACGGCATGACGATCTGGATGCCTCCGGCACTGTACGCGCCGGCGAACACGGAGCACCCCGACGCGGTGAAGGAGTTCATGGCGTTCGTCGCGAGCCCGGCCGGCTGCGACGCGGTTACGGGTGCGCTGGGCGCCACCGGTGCCTACCTGGTCGAGGGCTGCTCGGTGCCGGACGAGGCGCCGCGCATCGTCGCCGACTGGGGTCCGTACTTCGACTCCGGCATGATCGCCCCGGCGCTCGAGTTCCTCTCGCCGGTCAAGGGCCCGAACCTGATGCAGATCGACGTCGAGGTCGGCTCGGGAGTCCGCTCGGGTGAGAGCGGTGCTGAGCTCTACGACGCGGATGCCGCCAAGCAGGCCCAGCAGCTCGGCCTCGAGGGCTGGTAA
- a CDS encoding sugar ABC transporter permease, whose amino-acid sequence MATIAPSDATEAVVTSPGKRPPRRKYAQRMYPRWFLLPGAVIFFVLFIAPTFASFYYAFTRWTLFDVEFIGFDNFVTFFTDPQLSKGFTNTLIFGTLTSGLKVVLGLLIGVLLTSEIWARGYLRAVVFFPVLVSTVGVGITFQALMDPYDGLINRALAVVGIDGPGWLTNPDLALYSIIIVDVWRGVGLAALIYMAGLVAIPQEYYEAAKVDGAGAWHRFRNITLPLVRPATTTVIILSLIGGLREFQLIWVMTGGGPGFASDVLASVIYKQYAYGFYGLSTAGNVVLFVVVSAVILPLFWWLNRKQTDL is encoded by the coding sequence ATGGCGACAATCGCACCATCCGATGCGACCGAGGCGGTGGTCACCTCCCCCGGGAAGCGCCCGCCCCGTCGCAAGTACGCGCAGCGGATGTATCCGCGCTGGTTCCTGCTCCCGGGCGCGGTCATCTTCTTCGTGCTCTTCATCGCGCCGACGTTCGCGTCGTTCTACTACGCGTTCACGCGATGGACGCTCTTCGACGTCGAGTTCATCGGCTTCGACAACTTCGTGACCTTCTTCACCGATCCGCAGCTGAGCAAGGGCTTCACCAACACGCTCATCTTCGGCACGCTCACCTCGGGCCTGAAGGTCGTCCTGGGCCTGCTGATCGGCGTGCTGCTGACCTCGGAGATCTGGGCTCGCGGATACCTGCGCGCCGTCGTCTTCTTCCCGGTGCTCGTGAGCACCGTGGGTGTCGGCATCACCTTCCAGGCCCTGATGGATCCGTACGACGGGCTCATCAACCGGGCGCTGGCGGTCGTCGGCATCGACGGACCGGGATGGCTGACCAACCCCGACCTCGCCCTGTACTCGATCATCATCGTCGACGTATGGCGCGGTGTCGGACTCGCGGCCCTCATCTACATGGCGGGGCTCGTCGCGATCCCGCAGGAGTACTACGAGGCGGCCAAGGTCGACGGAGCGGGCGCCTGGCACCGTTTCCGCAACATCACGCTGCCGCTGGTGCGCCCGGCGACCACGACGGTGATCATCCTGTCCCTCATCGGCGGCCTCCGTGAGTTCCAGCTGATCTGGGTCATGACCGGCGGCGGTCCGGGCTTCGCCAGCGACGTGCTCGCCTCGGTCATCTACAAGCAGTATGCGTATGGCTTCTACGGCCTGTCGACCGCCGGCAACGTGGTCCTGTTCGTCGTGGTCAGCGCCGTCATCCTGCCGCTGTTCTGGTGGCTCAACCGAAAGCAGACGGACCTGTGA
- a CDS encoding carbohydrate ABC transporter permease: MNRTVSRHVYGATAVLVSAIIFLVPFAFILVQSFKTGPDSASLSFTWPIDFVFWENVVTVFQTRDYMLITAFINSTILTVLSVSIMVVLAAMIGWVLARRPSRWNPIFTFFILAGLIVPPAIVPTAWIMQSLGIFNTLGGLALVEVAYGMSFCVLLFRAFVSNIPRELDEAATIDGAGPIRLFFQVGFPLLKSVIVTAIVVQSVTVFNDFANPLYFLPGEENATVQLTLFNFQSQFQTTWNLLFTDILLITIPPLLMYIFFNRQIVAGMTSGAIKG; encoded by the coding sequence GTGAACCGCACCGTTTCGCGCCACGTCTACGGCGCCACCGCCGTCCTGGTGTCGGCGATCATCTTCCTCGTCCCGTTCGCGTTCATCCTGGTCCAGTCGTTCAAGACCGGGCCGGACTCGGCGAGCCTGTCGTTCACGTGGCCGATCGACTTCGTCTTCTGGGAGAACGTGGTCACGGTCTTCCAGACCCGCGACTACATGCTCATCACGGCATTCATCAACAGCACGATCCTGACGGTGCTCTCCGTCTCGATCATGGTGGTCCTGGCCGCGATGATCGGCTGGGTGCTTGCCCGCCGCCCGTCGCGGTGGAATCCGATCTTCACGTTCTTCATCCTCGCCGGACTCATCGTCCCGCCGGCCATCGTGCCCACGGCCTGGATCATGCAGTCGCTCGGGATCTTCAACACGCTCGGCGGGCTCGCGCTCGTCGAAGTCGCCTACGGCATGTCGTTCTGCGTGCTGCTGTTCCGCGCGTTCGTGTCGAACATCCCCCGCGAGCTGGACGAGGCGGCCACGATCGACGGCGCTGGTCCGATCCGGCTATTCTTCCAGGTCGGGTTCCCGCTCCTGAAGAGCGTCATCGTCACGGCGATCGTCGTGCAGTCGGTGACGGTGTTCAACGACTTCGCCAACCCGCTGTACTTCCTGCCGGGTGAGGAGAACGCGACGGTGCAGCTGACGCTGTTCAACTTCCAGAGCCAGTTCCAGACCACCTGGAACCTGCTGTTCACCGACATCCTGCTCATCACGATCCCGCCGCTGCTGATGTACATCTTCTTCAACCGTCAGATCGTCGCGGGCATGACCTCCGGCGCCATCAAGGGGTGA